From the Acidovorax sp. NCPPB 3576 genome, the window GGCAGGGAACAAGACCCCGCCTTCGCCGGCACCCGCACCGACGGAAACGGGCACGGGCAAGGCCCCGGCGTCCGCCCCCACCTCGGCACCGGCCCCGGCGCCCGCGACGGATTCACCCTCGGGCGGCACCGTCACCAAGCCCCCAGCGAACATGAAGGTCACCGAGCCCACGGGCGTGGAAGAGGTGAACAAGCCCATCATCGTGAAGGCGGGCACGACCTACGACGGGCAAGGCAAGCTGTTCAACGCCGGCGCCGGGCTGAACGGCGGCGGCACCGCCGAAACGCAATTGCCGATGTTCATCCTCGAGCCGGGCGCATCGATCAAGAATTTGCAGTTCAAGGGCGGGGACGGCATCCATCTGCTGGGCGATGCCAAGCTGGACAACGTGCACGGCCTGCAGACCGGCGATGACTTCGTCACCGTGGATGGCGCGGAGAACAAGGCCGTCGATGCCCAGCGCGCCGGCATCTCGGCGAAGGACCTGCCGAGCGGCCCCGCGAAGGTGGAGATCACCAACTCGTCGTTCCAGAACAGCCACGACAAGGCGATCCAGATCAACGGCGATGTGGACCTGAAGCTCAAGGGCATCTACGCCGACAACATCGGCCAGCTGGCGGTCACCCGCGGCGGCTACCCGATCACGGCGAACGTGGACATCTCCGATTCGACGCTGCAGAACCTCAAGGCCTTCACCTTCCGCTTCGACTCCAAGCACTCCACCGTGAACATCTCGAACACCGATGTGGACGGCGGCAAGACGCCGGTGAACGTGATGGCGGGCGACCCCAGCAAGGTGCACGGCGCCGGCAGCGTGCGCCAATCCGTCCAGACCGTCGGGTGACCTGACGCGCCACAACGGCGAAGGCCCTGCCAGCGCAGGAAGGCAGGGTCTGCCTTTCCCGCGCTGGCAGGGCCTTCGCGCATCGGGAGGTTCCTGCCGCCCGGCTCAGTGGCGGAAGTGGCGCACGCCGCTGAACACCATGGCCACGCCGCGCTCGTCGGCGGCGGCGATCACTTCCTGGTCGCGCATGCTGCCACCAGGCTGGATGACGCAGGTCGCGCCCGCGTCCACCACCACGTCCAGGCCGTCGCGGAAGGGGAAGAACGCGTCGCTCGCCACCACCGTGCCGGCCAGCGAGAGGTTGGCGTGCTGCGCCTTGATGCTGGCGATGCGGGCCGAGTCCAGGCGGCTCATCTGGCCGGCGCCCACGCCCATCGTCATGCCGCCCTTGCAGAACACGATGGCATTGCTCTTGACGTACTTGGCGACCTTCCAGGCGAACAGCAGGTCTTCCATCTCTTCCAGCGTGGGCTGCTTCTGGGTGACGACCTTGATGTCGATCATCGACAGCTCATGGTTGTCGGCCGACTGCAGCAGCATGCCCGAGCCGATGCGCTTGGCATCCACCGCGTTGCGGCCGCGGTGCCAGGGGGTGTTGCCACCCAGGGCGTATTCCGCCGCGTCCAGGGCCGGTGGCAGCGCGATCTTGAGCAGGCGCACGTTGGCCTTGGCCTTGAAGACCTCCAGCGCCTCGGCGGTGAAGTCGGGCGCCATCAGCACCTCGACGAACTGCTTGGCGATCTGCTGCGCCGCAGCCCCATCCACCAGGCGGTTGAAGGCGATGATGCCGCCGAACGCGCTGGTGGGATCGGTCTGGAACGCCTTGCCGTAGGCGCTCAGGGCATCGAGCCCCACGGCCACGCCGCAGGGGTTGGCGTGCTTGACGATCACGCAGGCCGGCACGTCGAAGCTCTTGACGCATTCCCAGGCGGCGTCGGCGTCGGCGATGTTGTTGTACGACAGCTCCTTGCCCTGCAGCTGCACGCCGGTGACGATGGAGCCGGGCGCGGGGTACAGGTCGCGGTACAGCGCGGCCTGCTGGTGGCCGTTCTCGCCGTAGCGCAGGTCCTGCACCTTGGTGAAGATGCCGTTGCTCTGGCCGGGGAAGGCCGTGCGCGCGGGCACGTAGTCCTCGGCCAGCTTCTCGGCCTCGAACGTGACGGACGAGAGGTAGCCGCTGATGGCCGCGTCGTACTGCGCGATGCGGTTGAACGCGGCGACCGACAGGCCGAAGCGCAGCGCATCCGACAGCTTGCCCGACGCCTTCAGCTCGCCCAGCACGCTCTCGTACTGCGCGGCGTCGGTCACCACGCCCACGTCCTTCCAGTTCTTGGCGGCGCTGCGCACCATGGCGGGCCCGCCGATGTCGATGTTCTCGATCGCGTCGGCCAGCGTGCAGCCGGCCTTGGCCACCGTGGCCTCGAAGGGGTAGAGGTTGACCACCAGCAGGTCGATGGTGTCGATGCCGTGCGCGGCCAGCGCGGCCATGTGCTCGGGCAGTTCGCGGCGCGCCAGCAAGCCGCCGTGCACCTTGGGGTGCAGCGTCTTGACGCGGCCGTCCAGCAT encodes:
- the purH gene encoding bifunctional phosphoribosylaminoimidazolecarboxamide formyltransferase/IMP cyclohydrolase, with translation MNALLSVSDKTGIVEFAQALHALGIRLLSTGGTAQLLAKAGLPVTEVAEVTQFPEMLDGRVKTLHPKVHGGLLARRELPEHMAALAAHGIDTIDLLVVNLYPFEATVAKAGCTLADAIENIDIGGPAMVRSAAKNWKDVGVVTDAAQYESVLGELKASGKLSDALRFGLSVAAFNRIAQYDAAISGYLSSVTFEAEKLAEDYVPARTAFPGQSNGIFTKVQDLRYGENGHQQAALYRDLYPAPGSIVTGVQLQGKELSYNNIADADAAWECVKSFDVPACVIVKHANPCGVAVGLDALSAYGKAFQTDPTSAFGGIIAFNRLVDGAAAQQIAKQFVEVLMAPDFTAEALEVFKAKANVRLLKIALPPALDAAEYALGGNTPWHRGRNAVDAKRIGSGMLLQSADNHELSMIDIKVVTQKQPTLEEMEDLLFAWKVAKYVKSNAIVFCKGGMTMGVGAGQMSRLDSARIASIKAQHANLSLAGTVVASDAFFPFRDGLDVVVDAGATCVIQPGGSMRDQEVIAAADERGVAMVFSGVRHFRH
- a CDS encoding pectate lyase produces the protein MSPIDLLSSFSAWNTQRKSQVHSGNSPSSTSGADSQSLQKAIESLLQGFLEKLIKELSALQGAGKSDDSSSGSPSPAPSPSASPSAPPSPAPAPSSGPSPAPSPTSTATPAPSAPAPAPAPALAPPAAPPAPAPDPATAGNKTPPSPAPAPTETGTGKAPASAPTSAPAPAPATDSPSGGTVTKPPANMKVTEPTGVEEVNKPIIVKAGTTYDGQGKLFNAGAGLNGGGTAETQLPMFILEPGASIKNLQFKGGDGIHLLGDAKLDNVHGLQTGDDFVTVDGAENKAVDAQRAGISAKDLPSGPAKVEITNSSFQNSHDKAIQINGDVDLKLKGIYADNIGQLAVTRGGYPITANVDISDSTLQNLKAFTFRFDSKHSTVNISNTDVDGGKTPVNVMAGDPSKVHGAGSVRQSVQTVG